The sequence ccctgatcttgttcctccacactggctctcgctggaatccgggagtcagtgctgtcccccaaggcgggggggacagctagtcataaccaatgcctaagcaaccactcacaatttgtattttaataaagttgtggcaaaattatgccaaaaaccttaaacaaaaattatgtgtgatgtgtgagttattggggttgCGGTGTTTTGGGGACCTCAGCACACAAGggcaatggtacccacctgaaaggtgctggaactggggtctggtgagttccagctgaaaaaaagctctgccTATGGGCTGCTTAATTCAGGTTCTGTAAGTGCTTTTGCACAGATAAAATTGGCTAGAAGAAATGCTTTCCCCATGAGGATATCCTCATGGGTAAAGCATTTTTCTCATCACTATGTATTggaatgcatttttctttttaaattcctCATAGGTTCATATTATGCATTCTCCCCGGAGCTTAATTTGCTGTAgagaatttgttcattatttgaaTATATTCTGCTCTCAGGATATATCAGATTAAATCCTTGTAGTAGGATAGCACACAGATCTGATTTATAGAACCACTGGATTGAGTAATTGAGTATATATAGTGGATATGTTATATAAATGAAACCTTTTTGtttctatttctattattatcaatattattCACTCTGTTTAGAAAAATATTAATGCAGCTCCATTACCCCCTCCCTTTCACCCAAAGAAAACCGAAAGTATAAGTGTCATGACAGTTTAAAATAATGTGTAAACACACTAGATTCAATCAACACTATGACTGCAGTTTCTTCTCCACCAGCCTTTTAAGTGCTCCTAAGACATCCTGGTTTCTCAGTGTATAGATTAAAGGGTTTAACATGGGTATCAGTGCTGCGTTaaagatataaataattttatcaaTAGTATGACTGTCCTTAGATTGAGGTTTGATATATGTGATTATAGAATTTCCAAAGAACACCAGCACTACAACTAGGTGAGATCCACAAGTAGAGAAAGCTTTCAGTCTGCTTCCAGATGAATGGATTCTCAAAATGGCCACAAGGATACGTGCATAAGAAAAGAGGATGAAACAGAAGGGGAAAAGGACTGTGCAGGTGCTGGTGAAGTACATTGTCAGTTGTCCCACAGCCATGttagaacaaattaatttcatgaGGGCTGTGAGCTCACATGCAAAATGATCCACCTCATTATGTCCACAGAAATGGGCAGGATTTGCAAGACAGGGAACAATAGCAAGTAAGAAGGCCATTGTCCATGATACAATAGCCAAAACAATGCAAACTTTCCAATTCATGATAAGCATATAACGGAGCGGATTGGAAATGGCAACATACCGGTCATAAGCCATGAATGCCAACAAGAAACATTCTGTTGATCCAAGGTATATACCAGTGTACATCTGAATGTAACATTTAGCAAAAGACATGACGGGTCTGTCCACCAAACAGTTGGCAATAGATTGTGGAACTGAAGATGTACAAAGACAGATATCAATGATGGACAGATTACAAAGGAAGAAGTACATTGGATTATGGAGCCGAGGATCAGCTATGACTACAAATAGAATGAGTCCATTTCCGATTATGTTTCCTAAGTAGATGATGGTCATTAAAGCCGCCAATcctatctttgttttgggatgtcCAGAAAAGCCAATGAGGACAAATTCAGTGATGTCAGTCTCATTCATTTATACGTTCTGCAGAAAGATTTTTTGGggtgatcaaggaagatattaaAGATATTCAATATCTGAGAAAGCTACATGATTAACCATATATAACTTATATATAAATCTAATTTATATGAATATTGCAAACCAAGATACTGATACCATTAAATTGCATCAACAATTTTTAGGATATGAACTATAGAACTGGTAGCTAAATAGATGAtcaagaggggtggggtggggggattgggttgttgttgttttttgattatgtattttgtggctttatattttgattttatcctgtgatccaccctgagacctctgggtatagggcataataataataataataataataataataataataataataccatgcaACACATAACTGATATACAAAAAACCCAGTGATATTGTGGGGAAAGAGACTTGGGTGGGGGGAGTACATGTACTTCATAACCAGTTTGTCCAATATGCTAGCTGAGTAAATCCAATTAATGAAACCTCACATGCTACATGTTATGTATCACTGTGTCCAAATTAATTTACTGAATCAGCAAAGCTTGAAACAGTAGGAAATATGAAGTGCATGAGACAATACAAGGGCACAGCTACCAACTGCAAGTTGAGGCATGCATGAGGCATGCATTGCAATGCAAACATATTATTTCATGATGATCATATAATATATGGGACTGGAGATTGCAACATACACCTGGTTAATGGCATGATAGGTCTGTCCACTAAACAGCAATAGCTTATGAGAATGAAGTGGTGGTAAAACAGTGTCAACcatggaaaaatgaaaaatgtgcaTTCAACTTAGCAACTACGTAAGACCATGAGTCCATTTATAATTATTGTCACGAAGGAGGTTAAGATCAGAAAATTCATGAAGCCCATTCTGGCCTTGATTCCAAAGCAATACAGTTAATTTAATATATCCAATATCCAATGAAACACAAATATTTCTGTAAAATTCCCCTAATTCCAACTGTAGAATTGTTCAATAGAAAGGAAACCAATTCAGTTACATATGGCTCCTGGTTTTGTACTGGGATTTATTAGAAATAATTACAAATTAAAATATGACTCTAACAATAGCAGTACAATAGATCTGCCAGACTAAACTGAAAAACCCGAAGATGAATAAGTATcatccgaccttctgattgggaagccctaggctctgtggtttagaccacagtgccacccacgtccctttggtAGACCAAATACACAAAATGATTGATTCAGCCAAAATGATTGATACCAATAGGCATTCATGTTATCTGCATATACCTAATGTCATAATATCTGATAATTTAGGAAGGAGGGCTGCAGCTcaatggaagagcatctgctttgtgtgaaGATGGTTCCtaattcaatctctggcatcttcaaATATGGACAAAAacgctccctgtctgaaaccccaaagagTCACTGTCAGTCAGCTTAAAAGATAATGAGCTAAATGGCCTAATagtgtgactcagtataaggtaactATGCTATGCTATCTAATTATAATTTACATGTGAAATGGGGGTTTTAAAGCTAT comes from Podarcis raffonei isolate rPodRaf1 chromosome 13, rPodRaf1.pri, whole genome shotgun sequence and encodes:
- the LOC128399720 gene encoding olfactory receptor 13H1-like, with translation MNETDITEFVLIGFSGHPKTKIGLAALMTIIYLGNIIGNGLILFVVIADPRLHNPMYFFLCNLSIIDICLCTSSVPQSIANCLVDRPVMSFAKCYIQMYTGIYLGSTECFLLAFMAYDRYVAISNPLRYMLIMNWKVCIVLAIVSWTMAFLLAIVPCLANPAHFCGHNEVDHFACELTALMKLICSNMAVGQLTMYFTSTCTVLFPFCFILFSYARILVAILRIHSSGSRLKAFSTCGSHLVVVLVFFGNSIITYIKPQSKDSHTIDKIIYIFNAALIPMLNPLIYTLRNQDVLGALKRLVEKKLQS